The following proteins come from a genomic window of Candidatus Methylomirabilota bacterium:
- a CDS encoding DUF488 domain-containing protein: MPKKEPPLLVMTIGHSTHTIEEFIRLLQAHGATCIVDVRTVPRSRHNPQFDKASLSRSLKKAGLEYVHMPGLGGLRHAKLNSVNLGWRNVSFRGYADYMQTPEFAQSLEELIRLANQDRIVLMCAEAVPWRCHRSLIADVLLVRGIRTEDIMSAARRHVHTLTPFAKVRGTVITYPTEALEEHAKESVGRTLTAAAHREDHT; the protein is encoded by the coding sequence ATGCCAAAAAAAGAGCCTCCACTGCTGGTAATGACGATTGGCCATTCCACGCACACGATCGAGGAATTCATCCGGCTGCTTCAGGCACACGGGGCAACTTGCATAGTAGATGTGCGCACGGTGCCGCGTTCCCGGCACAATCCGCAGTTCGACAAGGCTTCCTTATCCCGATCGTTAAAGAAAGCCGGCTTGGAATATGTTCATATGCCAGGACTTGGCGGCCTGCGTCATGCGAAGCTCAATTCGGTCAACTTAGGCTGGCGAAATGTCTCCTTTCGAGGTTATGCTGATTACATGCAAACGCCCGAGTTTGCACAGAGCCTCGAAGAATTGATCCGTCTGGCGAACCAAGACCGAATCGTTTTGATGTGCGCTGAAGCGGTACCGTGGCGCTGTCACCGCTCGCTCATCGCAGATGTGTTGCTGGTTCGTGGAATTCGTACCGAGGACATCATGAGTGCAGCTCGCCGTCACGTTCATACGCTCACGCCCTTTGCCAAAGTTCGGGGCACCGTGATCACATATCCGACCGAGGCTTTAGAGGAGCACGCAAAAGAAAGCGTCGGCCGAACGCTCACGGCCGCAGCCCATCGCGAAGACCATACCTAA
- a CDS encoding HAD family phosphatase, giving the protein MKRSAEITTLFLDIGGVLLTNGWDHHARKRAAMNFKLELAEMEDRHHLTFDTYEEGKLTLEEYLGRVVFYQKRSFTRAQFRRFMFAQSTPYPEMIELVAQLKVRYGLKIAVVSNEGRELNAYRIRKFKLDRLVDSFISSCFVHLRKPDADIFRLALDIAQAPARQVVYIENTPMFVQIAEGLGIRSILHTDYRSTCAKLTLLGLQNDARVIHEAG; this is encoded by the coding sequence ATGAAACGCTCAGCAGAGATTACGACGTTGTTTTTGGATATCGGCGGCGTGTTGCTCACCAACGGGTGGGATCATCATGCCCGCAAACGGGCGGCGATGAACTTCAAGCTCGAGTTGGCCGAGATGGAGGATCGGCATCACCTCACCTTCGACACCTACGAGGAGGGAAAGCTCACGCTGGAAGAATATTTAGGTCGGGTGGTCTTCTACCAAAAGCGATCGTTCACCAGGGCTCAGTTCCGGCGCTTCATGTTCGCGCAATCGACACCTTACCCCGAGATGATCGAGCTGGTCGCTCAGCTCAAGGTTCGGTACGGGCTGAAGATCGCCGTAGTCAGCAACGAAGGGCGCGAGCTGAATGCATATCGAATTCGAAAGTTCAAGCTGGACAGGCTTGTGGATTCTTTCATTTCCTCCTGCTTCGTCCACCTCCGCAAGCCCGACGCGGATATTTTTCGGCTTGCGCTGGACATCGCCCAGGCGCCGGCCCGGCAGGTCGTCTATATCGAGAATACCCCGATGTTCGTCCAGATCGCGGAAGGTTTAGGGATTCGAAGCATTCTTCACACGGATTACAGGTCCACGTGCGCGAAACTGACTTTGTTGGGATTGCAGAATGACGCAAGAGTCATCCATGAAGCCGGCTAA
- a CDS encoding adenosine-specific kinase — protein sequence MAVNFISVTIDKPDSVNLILGQAHFIKTVEDLHEALVTAVPGIAFGLAFCESSGPCLVRWSGTDQELVELARNTAYAIGAGHSFLIFLRNCFPINVLPVIRQVPEVCGIYCATANPVEVILAEAANGRGILGVVDGLAPKGIEQETDITARKALLRQFGYKL from the coding sequence ATGGCGGTGAATTTCATTTCAGTGACCATCGACAAGCCTGACTCGGTCAACCTGATCCTGGGACAAGCCCACTTTATCAAGACGGTCGAGGACCTGCACGAGGCCCTGGTGACGGCCGTGCCCGGTATTGCCTTTGGGCTCGCATTCTGTGAGTCCTCAGGGCCGTGCCTGGTACGCTGGAGCGGAACCGACCAGGAGCTGGTGGAGCTGGCGCGTAACACTGCCTACGCCATCGGGGCCGGCCATAGCTTTCTGATCTTCCTGCGAAACTGCTTTCCGATTAACGTCCTGCCGGTAATCCGTCAGGTGCCGGAGGTGTGTGGCATCTATTGCGCGACGGCTAATCCGGTAGAGGTCATTCTGGCTGAAGCGGCCAACGGACGGGGCATCCTCGGGGTCGTGGATGGACTTGCGCCGAAGGGGATTGAACAGGAAACCGACATTACCGCGCGAAAGGCGCTGCTCCGCCAGTTCGGCTATAAACTATGA
- a CDS encoding M48 family metallopeptidase: MKAAMQHRIQLGGRRVDYRVMRSRAARKLRVRVGPNGVEVVQPAARNGEDVSVFLDSNEAWILDQLQRVDRLRNVRRPVQRRVGEILFRGEPTQVRVETTETRGRGNVVDFIDGEIVVRRGAKSQTPAARGLENWLRKQARAEIEKHLAITTTRIRQNPRRLYVMGQRTKWGNCSPERNLSFNWRLILAPEFVLRYLVTHEAVHLVVPDHSSKFWLTVQSLCPETEKAKQWLRRHQARLQVDLAGILEGTSNTDPAVRFQNATRLEATLTTKSGLR; encoded by the coding sequence ATGAAGGCAGCAATGCAACACCGGATCCAGCTCGGTGGCCGCCGCGTCGACTACCGGGTGATGCGTTCGAGGGCCGCACGGAAGCTGCGCGTCCGCGTGGGGCCGAACGGCGTAGAGGTCGTACAGCCGGCCGCGCGCAATGGTGAGGATGTGTCGGTCTTCCTGGACAGCAACGAGGCATGGATCCTCGATCAGCTTCAGCGCGTAGATCGACTTCGCAACGTGCGGCGGCCCGTGCAGCGCCGAGTTGGCGAGATTCTCTTTCGTGGGGAACCGACGCAGGTGCGCGTCGAGACGACGGAGACTCGAGGGCGAGGAAACGTTGTCGATTTCATTGATGGTGAAATCGTCGTGCGGCGGGGAGCCAAGTCGCAAACACCGGCTGCGCGCGGCCTCGAGAACTGGCTACGCAAGCAAGCACGCGCCGAGATCGAGAAGCATCTCGCAATCACGACCACCCGCATCCGACAGAACCCGCGGCGACTCTACGTAATGGGGCAGCGTACCAAGTGGGGAAACTGCTCTCCAGAAAGAAATCTGTCGTTTAACTGGCGGTTGATTCTTGCGCCTGAGTTCGTCCTCCGCTACCTCGTTACGCATGAAGCGGTACACCTGGTCGTGCCGGACCACTCCTCGAAATTCTGGCTCACGGTACAGAGCCTGTGCCCCGAGACAGAGAAGGCCAAGCAATGGCTGCGCAGACACCAAGCGCGGCTTCAGGTTGACCTAGCCGGCATTCTGGAAGGAACATCCAATACTGATCCGGCCGTTAGATTCCAAAATGCAACTCGCCTAGAAGCAACTTTGACAACCAAGTCCGGGCTCAGGTAA
- a CDS encoding type I restriction endonuclease subunit R codes for MSEYNYVEQPILTWLCGEPKATYRAGGLGWTYRDEEAMVLYERPLEDPLVEKLLVAAILRINSEVKTETQAKLAVAALRKTMAHPDRLTANRQTLDLLRDGARVILTPGEDAKTVHFIEFDPGRQYQNDFTATNQYRVQGIKQCREDTVLLVNGIPLVIAEYKSYVASGKDWREAVQQLHRYQRQAPLMLTPNVFCVAADEDEFRYGTVLFQDASKDDIERHLDLWGRWLSLYPDHRGWWNDPEAADPDDPLEAPVKGLLRLKPAHLLDFLQYFVVFETKKGKTTKKIARYQQFEAVNELVDRTVSLVGRPATAQDRTGLIWHTQGSGKSLTMIFAGQKLRRHPALNNPTVLIVVDRRDLKTQLSDDFDACDYPNVEKALGVEDLKRRLRAEWQGTLVTTVQSFQNMGDLAPLTRDNIISMVDECHRSQKGDGTESYAMTMRVKLANGFRYGFTGTPIDRTMQNTHRDFGPLRDGVQERYLSYYGIRRAIQDGATLEVHYIRDKVPFKVEEQPLSVGFEQMCAEMELEDEEAKDFIQRQRSRWKELARHPERVDIVLDRLLTHFLEHPDPNGFKAQLVAVDRKACAVYKDALDAKLQARGLPPEWSDVIISAAQNSEPDVERFEYPKAKQDELIDYFKLTPAEWEVWNCERHREDRRRWRPPLKILIVCDRLLTGFDAPVEQVMYLDKPLRDHNLLQAIARTNRPLPSMKKRTGIVVDYFGVFTNLEKALNFDENIREESLIDWDALRATVPGEVARCMETFAGIMRAHTRECLLAALRRLRDPETAKNFEHNFRSLERLWEAISPDPYLYPHRHDYNWLCGIYIAHRRRQRGSKDTYGELSAKTRQLIQENTTFLDIAESLPVFKIDKDYVSKLDELPTPADKAAALEAILTGELSEDDPSFIYRQLGERLQRVKERKDAGDDVTARRLRELQQIAAEIAATKQEPERLNLTQPGEYGLFTILRAHAPATDEAYVADCARRIVAHLRNNQLLAPGWSNSIGGRSRVERSLLAESWNPPYAQLGFDPDAEDPPFLKPAVSELAKSDGVG; via the coding sequence ATGAGCGAGTACAACTACGTCGAGCAGCCCATCCTCACCTGGCTCTGCGGGGAGCCCAAGGCCACGTACCGGGCGGGCGGCCTCGGCTGGACGTACCGGGATGAGGAGGCCATGGTACTGTACGAGCGGCCACTGGAAGACCCACTGGTGGAGAAGCTGCTGGTCGCAGCAATCCTGCGCATCAACTCGGAGGTCAAGACCGAGACGCAGGCGAAACTGGCGGTGGCGGCGCTGCGAAAGACGATGGCCCATCCGGACCGGCTCACGGCCAATCGCCAGACCCTCGATCTGCTGCGGGACGGCGCCAGGGTCATACTCACTCCGGGCGAAGACGCGAAGACCGTCCACTTCATTGAATTCGATCCCGGGAGGCAATACCAGAACGATTTCACCGCGACCAACCAATATCGGGTGCAGGGCATCAAGCAGTGCCGCGAGGACACGGTGCTGCTGGTGAACGGTATCCCGCTTGTGATCGCCGAGTATAAGAGCTACGTCGCGAGCGGTAAGGACTGGCGCGAAGCCGTTCAACAGCTCCATCGCTACCAGCGACAGGCGCCGCTGATGCTGACGCCGAACGTCTTTTGTGTGGCGGCCGACGAGGACGAGTTCCGCTACGGCACCGTACTCTTTCAGGACGCGAGCAAGGACGACATCGAGCGGCACCTCGACCTCTGGGGACGTTGGCTCAGCCTGTATCCCGACCATCGCGGCTGGTGGAACGACCCGGAAGCCGCCGACCCGGACGATCCGCTGGAGGCACCGGTCAAGGGCCTGCTTCGGCTCAAACCGGCGCACCTTCTCGACTTTCTCCAGTACTTCGTTGTCTTCGAGACCAAGAAGGGGAAGACGACCAAGAAGATTGCGCGCTACCAGCAGTTCGAGGCCGTGAACGAACTGGTCGACCGCACGGTGTCGCTCGTGGGCCGCCCGGCAACAGCTCAGGATCGCACCGGTCTCATTTGGCACACCCAGGGGTCCGGGAAGTCGCTCACCATGATCTTCGCCGGCCAGAAGCTACGGCGGCACCCGGCGCTCAACAACCCCACGGTCCTGATCGTGGTCGACCGCCGCGATCTGAAGACGCAGCTTTCCGATGACTTCGATGCCTGCGACTATCCCAATGTGGAGAAGGCGCTCGGGGTCGAGGACCTCAAGAGGAGGCTCCGCGCCGAGTGGCAGGGCACGCTGGTGACGACCGTACAGTCGTTCCAGAACATGGGCGACCTCGCCCCGCTCACCCGCGACAACATCATCAGCATGGTGGACGAATGCCATCGCTCGCAAAAGGGCGACGGTACCGAGAGCTACGCGATGACCATGCGCGTCAAGCTCGCAAACGGGTTCCGCTACGGGTTCACCGGCACGCCGATCGACCGGACGATGCAGAACACGCACCGCGACTTTGGGCCGCTGAGGGACGGCGTGCAGGAGCGCTACCTCAGCTATTATGGCATCCGGCGCGCGATCCAGGACGGGGCCACGCTGGAGGTGCACTACATTCGCGACAAGGTGCCGTTCAAGGTTGAGGAACAGCCCCTGAGCGTCGGCTTCGAGCAGATGTGCGCCGAGATGGAGCTGGAGGACGAGGAGGCGAAGGACTTCATCCAGCGCCAGCGCTCGCGGTGGAAGGAGCTGGCCCGCCATCCGGAACGCGTGGACATCGTGCTCGACAGGTTGCTCACACACTTCCTGGAACATCCCGACCCGAACGGCTTCAAGGCCCAGCTCGTCGCCGTCGACCGCAAGGCGTGTGCGGTCTATAAGGACGCGCTCGATGCCAAGCTGCAGGCGCGCGGCCTGCCGCCCGAATGGTCGGACGTGATCATCTCCGCGGCCCAGAACAGCGAGCCTGACGTCGAACGTTTCGAGTATCCGAAGGCGAAGCAGGACGAACTGATCGACTACTTCAAACTCACGCCGGCGGAGTGGGAGGTGTGGAACTGCGAGCGGCACAGGGAGGATCGTCGCCGGTGGCGGCCGCCCCTCAAGATCCTCATCGTCTGCGACCGATTGCTGACCGGGTTCGACGCCCCGGTCGAGCAGGTGATGTACCTCGACAAGCCGCTGCGCGACCACAATCTGCTCCAGGCGATCGCTCGGACCAATCGCCCGCTGCCGTCGATGAAGAAGCGCACGGGCATCGTCGTGGACTACTTCGGCGTCTTCACCAACCTGGAGAAAGCCCTCAACTTCGACGAGAATATCCGCGAGGAATCGCTGATCGACTGGGACGCGCTGCGGGCGACGGTGCCGGGCGAGGTGGCCCGGTGTATGGAAACCTTTGCGGGCATCATGCGGGCGCATACGCGCGAGTGCCTACTGGCGGCGCTGAGACGGCTGCGCGATCCGGAAACGGCTAAGAACTTCGAGCACAACTTTCGGAGCCTCGAGCGGCTCTGGGAGGCCATCTCGCCGGACCCATACCTCTATCCGCACCGTCACGACTACAACTGGCTCTGCGGCATCTACATCGCCCACCGCCGTCGCCAACGCGGAAGCAAGGATACCTACGGCGAGCTCTCGGCGAAGACCCGGCAGCTCATCCAGGAGAACACGACCTTCCTCGACATCGCGGAGTCGCTGCCGGTCTTCAAGATCGACAAGGACTACGTGAGCAAGCTCGACGAACTGCCCACGCCGGCCGACAAGGCAGCCGCCCTCGAGGCCATTCTCACCGGTGAGCTATCCGAGGACGACCCGAGCTTCATCTACCGGCAACTCGGCGAGCGGTTGCAGCGTGTTAAGGAGCGTAAGGACGCGGGTGACGATGTGACGGCGCGGCGCTTGCGGGAGCTACAGCAGATCGCAGCGGAGATCGCCGCAACGAAGCAGGAGCCCGAGCGCCTCAACCTGACGCAGCCGGGGGAATACGGGCTGTTCACGATCTTGCGCGCCCACGCCCCGGCTACCGATGAGGCCTATGTCGCGGATTGTGCTCGGCGCATAGTCGCGCACTTGCGCAACAACCAGCTTCTGGCACCGGGCTGGAGCAACTCGATCGGAGGCCGGAGCCGCGTGGAGCGCTCACTGCTCGCAGAGTCCTGGAACCCGCCCTATGCGCAGCTTGGCTTCGACCCGGATGCCGAAGATCCGCCCTTCCTGAAGCCGGCGGTGAGCGAACTTGCCAAGTCGGATGGAGTGGGCTGA
- a CDS encoding FAD-dependent oxidoreductase, which yields MANYQYLIIGGGMTAAAAVDGIREVDSIGGIGLISVELDAPYDRPPLSKALWKGKSLDSIWRKLENKGVKIHLGRTVKEIVPKQKRVVDDKRDVFTYQTLLLATGGRPRCLPFDENQIIYFRTLSDYRRLRALTERGRRFAVIGGGFIGSEIAAALTLNGKEVVMIFPDKDIGDRVFPRPLAQFVSHFYKQKGVEVLAGEEIIDLETRGNQRVLKTSTNREIEVDGVVAGIGIEPNVELAQSVGLKVENGIIVDEFLRTSHPDIYAAGDAAAFYNPALGKRIRVEHEDNANSMGRLAGRNMAGGSEPYYRLPFFYSDLFDLGYEAVGEVDSRLETFADWTRPNEEGVIYYLKNGRVRGVLLWNVWEQVEAARQLIAEPGPLTPKDLKGRLPARTSNPKSDS from the coding sequence ATGGCGAACTATCAGTATCTGATCATCGGTGGTGGAATGACCGCAGCAGCCGCGGTGGATGGCATCCGCGAAGTCGATTCAATCGGCGGGATCGGGCTGATCAGCGTGGAACTTGACGCTCCGTACGATCGTCCTCCTCTCTCGAAGGCTCTTTGGAAGGGAAAGTCCTTGGACAGCATCTGGCGTAAGCTGGAGAACAAAGGGGTTAAGATTCACCTTGGCCGTACCGTCAAAGAGATTGTTCCCAAGCAGAAACGTGTTGTAGACGACAAAAGAGACGTTTTTACCTACCAAACACTTTTGTTGGCTACGGGCGGCAGGCCACGATGCCTCCCGTTCGACGAGAACCAGATTATTTACTTCCGTACCTTATCGGACTACCGGCGTCTTCGCGCCCTTACCGAAAGGGGGCGACGGTTTGCCGTAATCGGTGGCGGATTTATCGGTTCGGAGATCGCTGCCGCGCTGACTTTGAACGGGAAGGAAGTGGTGATGATCTTCCCCGACAAAGATATTGGAGATCGCGTCTTCCCGCGTCCTCTGGCTCAGTTTGTATCTCACTTCTACAAGCAAAAGGGTGTGGAGGTATTGGCCGGCGAAGAGATTATTGATTTGGAAACACGCGGTAACCAGCGTGTTTTAAAAACGAGTACTAACCGGGAAATCGAGGTGGACGGCGTGGTGGCGGGAATCGGTATCGAACCGAACGTCGAACTTGCTCAATCCGTGGGACTAAAGGTGGAAAACGGGATCATCGTGGACGAGTTCCTGCGCACCAGCCATCCCGACATCTATGCAGCAGGGGACGCTGCCGCATTCTACAACCCTGCGTTAGGAAAACGCATCCGAGTCGAACACGAGGACAACGCCAATTCCATGGGACGGTTGGCTGGTCGGAACATGGCGGGCGGGTCTGAGCCCTATTATCGCCTGCCGTTCTTCTACTCCGATTTGTTCGATTTGGGATACGAAGCCGTGGGTGAAGTGGACTCGCGCTTGGAGACGTTTGCCGACTGGACGCGACCCAATGAGGAAGGCGTCATCTACTATTTGAAGAACGGCCGCGTACGAGGTGTATTGCTGTGGAATGTGTGGGAGCAGGTGGAGGCCGCCCGCCAATTGATCGCTGAGCCTGGTCCGCTCACGCCTAAGGACCTCAAAGGACGGTTGCCGGCTAGGACTTCAAACCCGAAATCGGATTCATGA